From Methylocystis sp. ATCC 49242, one genomic window encodes:
- a CDS encoding P-II family nitrogen regulator, translating to MKIVTAIIKPFKLDEVRDALTNIGVHGLTVTEVKGYGRQKGHTEIYRGAEYAISFLPKLKIEVAVAASMVDKVIEAITATARTGQIGDGKIFVSPLERAIRIRTGESDADAL from the coding sequence ATGAAAATCGTGACAGCGATCATCAAGCCGTTCAAGCTCGATGAGGTTCGCGACGCGCTGACCAACATCGGCGTGCACGGACTCACCGTGACGGAAGTCAAGGGCTACGGACGGCAGAAGGGTCATACGGAAATCTATCGCGGCGCCGAATACGCCATCAGCTTCTTGCCGAAACTGAAGATCGAGGTCGCCGTCGCCGCGTCGATGGTCGACAAGGTCATAGAGGCGATCACCGCCACCGCGCGCACCGGACAAATCGGCGACGGAAAGATTTTCGTCAGCCCGCTCGAACGCGCCATCCGCATCCGCACCGGCGAATCCGACGCCGACGCGCTTTGA
- a CDS encoding IS3 family transposase (programmed frameshift) yields MKKKRFTEEQIIGILREHEAGAKAADLARKYAVSETTLYNWKAKYGGMDVSEAKRLKALEEENARLKKLLADQMLEAAALKELLFKKMVGPAAKRAAVVHLRAAMALSERRACQIVAVDRATVRYISKRPTDKPLRERLRELANERRRFGYRRLFVLLRQEGETSGKNRIYRLYREEGLTVRKRRARRRAVGARAPIPVEARPNARWSLDFVHDQFACGRRFRILNIVDDVTRECLAAIPDTSISGQRVARELSALIAWRGRPGMIVSDNGTEFTSNAVLSWSSENRIEWRYIAPGKPMQNGFCESFNGRMRDELLNETLFFGLDHAREKISAWAQDYNHRRPHSALGYATPAAFAANLTATGDRLRNPDQLRRSPVAPFAPSGVSTGRTQPAAG; encoded by the exons ATGAAGAAGAAGCGGTTCACGGAAGAGCAGATCATCGGGATTTTGCGGGAGCACGAGGCGGGCGCGAAGGCGGCGGATCTGGCTCGCAAATATGCTGTGTCGGAGACGACGCTTTACAACTGGAAGGCCAAATATGGCGGCATGGACGTCTCCGAGGCCAAGCGGTTGAAAGCGCTCGAAGAAGAGAATGCGCGGCTGAAGAAGCTTCTGGCCGATCAGATGCTGGAAGCCGCGGCGCTGAAGGAGCTTTTGT TCAAAAAAATGGTAGGGCCCGCCGCCAAGCGCGCAGCCGTTGTGCATCTGCGAGCCGCCATGGCTCTGTCGGAGCGTCGGGCCTGCCAGATTGTCGCCGTCGATCGCGCGACCGTCCGCTACATCTCGAAGCGGCCGACCGACAAGCCGTTACGGGAGCGGCTGCGGGAACTCGCCAACGAGCGCCGGCGCTTCGGCTATCGGCGGCTGTTCGTGCTGCTGCGGCAGGAGGGCGAGACGTCGGGCAAGAACCGCATCTACCGGCTCTATCGCGAGGAAGGGCTGACGGTGAGAAAGCGGCGCGCCCGCCGAAGGGCTGTCGGCGCGCGGGCGCCCATTCCTGTCGAGGCGCGGCCGAATGCGCGTTGGTCTTTGGACTTCGTGCATGACCAGTTCGCCTGCGGACGCCGGTTCCGCATCCTGAACATCGTCGACGACGTGACGCGTGAATGCCTCGCGGCGATCCCCGACACATCCATCTCGGGCCAACGCGTGGCGCGGGAACTGTCGGCGCTGATCGCATGGCGCGGCAGGCCCGGCATGATCGTTTCGGACAACGGCACGGAGTTCACCTCGAACGCCGTGCTGTCGTGGTCGAGCGAGAACAGGATCGAGTGGCGCTATATCGCGCCGGGCAAGCCGATGCAGAACGGCTTCTGCGAGAGCTTCAACGGGCGCATGCGCGACGAACTGCTGAACGAGACGCTGTTCTTCGGGCTCGACCATGCCCGGGAGAAGATCAGCGCCTGGGCCCAGGACTACAATCACCGCCGCCCGCATTCGGCCCTCGGCTATGCGACGCCCGCCGCCTTCGCGGCCAATCTCACCGCAACAGGCGATCGGCTGCGCAACCCGGACCAACTCCGCCGATCGCCTGTTGCTCCATTCGCGCCCTCGGGCGTATCAACCGGAAGGACTCAACCCGCCGCTGGATGA
- a CDS encoding Trm112 family protein, which yields MNDTIDAGVENQEDGAPEATKIDPRLLEILVCPLTKTTLEYDRTKQELISRSARLAYPIRDGIPIMLPEEARQID from the coding sequence ATGAATGACACGATTGACGCCGGCGTTGAAAATCAGGAAGACGGCGCCCCGGAGGCGACGAAGATCGATCCGCGCCTGCTCGAAATTCTCGTCTGCCCGCTGACCAAGACGACTCTCGAATATGACCGCACGAAGCAGGAATTGATCTCCCGCTCGGCGCGGCTCGCCTATCCGATCCGCGACGGCATTCCGATCATGCTGCCGGAGGAAGCGCGTCAGATCGATTGA
- the trmB gene encoding tRNA (guanosine(46)-N7)-methyltransferase TrmB: MTEEAHPTRRLYGRSKGKALRHHQAELMAELLPKLALDLAAPPRPAPGGELRLEIGFGGGEHLIEAATREPAVDFIGCEPFVNGMAKLLSRIEERGLTNIRLHQGDAAEVLDLLPDASLSRVYLFYPDPWPKRRHRKRRFVSPENLEKLARVLQPGAQLRFATDIDDYAAWTLARLRVCAAFRWRAQKAEDWLTPWEGWTQTKYEAKAMAAGRRPVYLTFTRTD; this comes from the coding sequence ATGACTGAAGAGGCCCACCCCACCCGTCGCCTCTATGGCCGCTCGAAAGGCAAGGCGCTGCGCCACCATCAGGCCGAGCTGATGGCGGAGCTTCTGCCGAAGCTCGCGCTCGACCTCGCGGCCCCGCCCCGCCCCGCTCCGGGCGGTGAGTTGCGGCTGGAAATCGGCTTCGGCGGCGGCGAGCACCTGATCGAGGCGGCGACGCGCGAGCCGGCCGTCGATTTCATCGGCTGCGAACCTTTCGTCAACGGCATGGCGAAGCTCCTCTCCCGCATCGAGGAGCGCGGCCTGACCAATATCCGCCTGCATCAGGGCGACGCGGCGGAGGTTCTCGACCTTCTGCCGGACGCGAGTCTCTCCCGCGTCTATCTTTTCTATCCCGATCCCTGGCCGAAGCGTCGCCACCGCAAGCGCCGTTTCGTTTCCCCGGAGAATCTCGAAAAACTGGCGCGGGTCCTGCAACCCGGCGCGCAATTGCGCTTCGCCACGGACATCGACGATTACGCGGCCTGGACGCTGGCGCGGCTGCGCGTTTGCGCCGCATTCCGCTGGCGGGCCCAAAAGGCGGAGGATTGGCTGACTCCCTGGGAGGGCTGGACGCAAACCAAATATGAGGCCAAAGCGATGGCGGCGGGCCGCCGGCCGGTCTATCTGACGTTCACCAGAACCGATTGA
- a CDS encoding ammonium transporter: MKCPSSRSAYAASVIAGAAVAAGPAFAGNDPTPNPGDIAWMLTSSLLVLMMSIPGLALFYGGLVRTKNMLSILTQVFAIVCLVGVIWTVYGYSLAFGDGGSLSNYIGGFNKLFLKGVTASSNAATFTPGHVIPEYVYFVFQMTFAMITPALIVGAFAERMKFSAVLLFVFLWVTIIYFPIAHWVWGAADPNALVDAATQLAAATDEAAKAAAQAKIDEINGAVGWLAGKGALDFAGGTVVHINAGIAGLVGAIMVGKRIGYGREVLAPHSLTMSMIGASLLWVGWFGFNAGSNLEANGATALAFVNTMVATAGAGLSWMLVEWLVKGKPSLLGLITGAVAGLVAVTPAAGFAGPVGSLILGLAVSPICLFFVDVVKKMIGYDDALDVFGVHCIGGITGALATGLLVNPDFGGVGITDYTNLETFAGTYDMMAQMKAQAIAVIATLLFSGVGSAILYKIVDVLIGLRPAPDQEREGLDITDHGERAYNY; this comes from the coding sequence ATGAAATGTCCTTCGTCTCGGAGCGCGTATGCGGCTTCGGTCATCGCGGGAGCGGCGGTCGCGGCGGGCCCGGCCTTCGCCGGCAACGACCCGACCCCGAACCCCGGCGACATCGCCTGGATGCTGACCTCGTCGCTGCTCGTGCTGATGATGTCCATCCCGGGTCTCGCGCTGTTCTATGGCGGCCTGGTTCGCACCAAGAACATGCTGTCGATCCTCACGCAGGTGTTCGCCATCGTCTGCCTCGTCGGGGTGATCTGGACGGTCTATGGCTATTCCCTCGCCTTCGGCGACGGCGGCTCGCTGAGCAATTACATCGGCGGCTTCAACAAACTGTTCCTGAAGGGGGTTACGGCCTCCTCCAACGCCGCGACCTTCACGCCCGGCCATGTGATTCCGGAATATGTCTATTTCGTCTTCCAGATGACCTTCGCCATGATCACGCCGGCGCTGATCGTCGGCGCCTTCGCGGAACGCATGAAATTCTCCGCAGTGCTGCTGTTCGTGTTTCTCTGGGTGACGATCATCTACTTCCCCATCGCGCATTGGGTTTGGGGCGCGGCTGATCCGAACGCGCTGGTCGACGCCGCGACGCAGCTCGCCGCCGCGACTGACGAAGCTGCGAAAGCGGCGGCGCAGGCAAAGATCGACGAGATCAACGGCGCCGTGGGCTGGCTTGCGGGCAAGGGCGCGCTGGACTTCGCGGGCGGCACTGTCGTGCACATCAACGCCGGCATCGCGGGCCTCGTTGGCGCCATCATGGTCGGCAAGCGCATCGGCTACGGCAGGGAAGTGCTGGCGCCGCATTCGCTGACAATGTCGATGATCGGCGCCTCCCTCCTGTGGGTCGGCTGGTTCGGTTTCAACGCGGGCTCCAACCTCGAGGCCAATGGCGCGACGGCGCTCGCCTTCGTCAACACCATGGTCGCGACGGCCGGCGCGGGGCTCTCGTGGATGCTGGTCGAATGGCTGGTGAAGGGCAAACCCTCGCTCCTCGGCCTCATCACCGGCGCCGTCGCGGGGCTCGTCGCGGTGACGCCCGCGGCGGGCTTCGCGGGCCCGGTCGGTTCGCTGATCCTCGGCCTCGCCGTCTCGCCGATCTGTCTCTTCTTCGTGGACGTCGTGAAGAAGATGATCGGCTATGACGACGCGCTCGACGTCTTCGGCGTGCATTGCATCGGCGGCATCACCGGTGCGCTGGCGACCGGCCTGCTGGTGAATCCCGACTTTGGCGGCGTCGGCATCACCGACTACACCAATCTCGAAACCTTCGCCGGAACCTACGACATGATGGCGCAGATGAAGGCGCAGGCGATAGCGGTCATCGCTACCCTGCTCTTCTCGGGCGTCGGCTCGGCGATCCTTTACAAGATCGTGGACGTCCTCATCGGCCTGCGTCCGGCGCCCGATCAGGAACGCGAGGGCCTGGACATCACCGACCACGGCGAACGCGCTTACAACTACTGA
- a CDS encoding LON peptidase substrate-binding domain-containing protein, with product MGLNHPYTDLRELPEIIPVFPLAGALLLPRGELPLNIFEPRYFAMVDAAIAGERVIGMIQPQSENHGIAHAPELFHVGCAGRITRFAETGDGRYLITLTGLARFRIADEISAGTPYRQFRVSYEGFQADLLPGAGENAVDRESMVSMLRNFAECSKLEVDWASIDAAPTETLVNALAMMCPFGANEKQALIEAIDLKTRAETLIALAKLDLAQRGGDTPQWH from the coding sequence ATGGGCCTGAATCACCCATATACGGATCTCCGGGAGTTGCCGGAGATCATTCCGGTTTTTCCGCTTGCCGGAGCCCTGCTTCTGCCGCGCGGAGAGCTGCCGCTGAACATATTCGAGCCGCGCTATTTCGCGATGGTGGACGCCGCGATCGCCGGCGAGCGCGTTATCGGGATGATCCAGCCGCAATCGGAAAATCACGGGATCGCCCATGCGCCGGAACTTTTCCATGTCGGCTGCGCGGGCCGCATAACGCGCTTTGCGGAGACGGGCGACGGACGCTATCTCATCACGCTCACCGGCCTTGCGCGTTTTCGCATCGCCGATGAGATTTCCGCCGGGACGCCCTATCGGCAATTCCGCGTCAGCTATGAAGGATTCCAGGCCGACCTGCTGCCCGGCGCCGGCGAAAACGCCGTCGACCGCGAAAGCATGGTGTCGATGTTGCGCAACTTCGCGGAATGTTCGAAACTCGAAGTCGACTGGGCGAGCATCGACGCCGCGCCGACGGAGACTCTGGTCAATGCGCTGGCCATGATGTGTCCCTTCGGCGCGAATGAAAAGCAGGCGCTGATCGAGGCAATAGACCTGAAAACGCGCGCCGAGACGCTCATCGCGCTCGCAAAGCTCGATCTCGCGCAGCGCGGCGGCGACACGCCGCAATGGCATTGA
- a CDS encoding helix-turn-helix domain-containing protein, translating to MKKTPDPIDRHVGSRVRMQRILMKMSQEKLGEALGLTFQQVQKYEKGVNRIGASRLQQISKTLNVPPSFFFEGAPTLNGAVDGAGGFAEESSSQYVVDFLSTAEGMHLNRAFARIKDPKVRKRVLDLVTTLADQEDAAVEG from the coding sequence GTGAAAAAGACGCCAGATCCGATCGACCGTCACGTCGGTAGCCGTGTGCGGATGCAGCGTATCTTGATGAAGATGAGCCAGGAAAAGCTCGGCGAAGCTTTGGGGCTCACCTTTCAACAGGTCCAGAAATACGAAAAGGGCGTGAATCGGATCGGCGCAAGCCGCCTTCAGCAGATTTCCAAGACGTTGAACGTGCCGCCGTCTTTCTTCTTCGAAGGCGCGCCGACCCTGAACGGGGCCGTCGACGGCGCAGGCGGCTTCGCGGAAGAATCGTCGTCGCAATATGTCGTCGATTTCCTCTCCACAGCGGAAGGCATGCATCTCAACCGCGCCTTTGCGCGGATAAAAGACCCGAAGGTGCGCAAGCGCGTCCTCGACCTCGTGACGACGCTTGCGGACCAGGAGGACGCCGCCGTAGAGGGCTGA
- a CDS encoding acyl-CoA thioesterase II has product MDAPASDLLALLDLEKIGDDLFRGYSPATAGKQVYGGQAVAQALVAATRTVPEDRPAHSLHGYFVLAGDPRTPIDYAVERVRDGRSFTTRGCIATQRGQTIFSLEASFQMREEGFSHGSAMPRTPDPETLDGIDALVERFHAFLPKPAENWLKRASALDMRIVSPENMLSADASRDGQMIWFRIRGPLPDDQATHSALLAYLSDMTLLNTALLVHGRTIFDPAVQVASLDHALWIHRAFRVDDWLLYAQESPMAAHARALTRGQIFTRDGRLVASVAQEGLIRLRTKQ; this is encoded by the coding sequence TTGGACGCACCCGCAAGCGACCTGCTCGCGCTCCTCGATCTCGAAAAGATCGGGGACGACCTTTTTCGCGGCTATAGCCCGGCGACGGCCGGCAAGCAGGTCTATGGCGGTCAGGCGGTGGCGCAGGCGCTCGTCGCGGCGACGCGCACGGTTCCCGAAGACCGGCCCGCTCATTCGCTGCATGGCTATTTCGTCCTCGCCGGCGACCCGCGCACGCCGATCGACTATGCGGTGGAGCGGGTGCGCGACGGCCGCAGCTTCACCACGCGGGGCTGCATAGCGACACAACGCGGGCAGACGATTTTCTCCCTCGAAGCGTCGTTCCAGATGCGGGAAGAGGGATTTTCGCATGGCTCGGCCATGCCCCGCACGCCCGATCCCGAGACGCTCGACGGCATAGACGCGCTGGTCGAGCGATTCCACGCCTTCCTGCCGAAGCCCGCGGAGAACTGGCTGAAGCGCGCGAGCGCGCTCGACATGCGCATCGTCTCGCCTGAGAACATGCTGTCTGCCGACGCGAGCCGGGACGGCCAGATGATCTGGTTTCGCATCCGCGGCCCCCTGCCTGACGATCAGGCGACGCATAGCGCGCTCCTCGCCTATCTTTCGGACATGACGCTGCTCAATACGGCGCTGCTCGTCCATGGCCGCACGATCTTCGATCCCGCGGTGCAGGTCGCGAGCCTCGACCACGCATTGTGGATTCATCGCGCCTTCCGCGTCGACGACTGGCTGCTTTACGCGCAGGAAAGTCCGATGGCTGCGCATGCCCGGGCGCTGACGCGGGGGCAGATTTTCACCCGCGACGGAAGGCTCGTGGCGTCGGTGGCGCAGGAAGGATTGATCCGCCTGCGCACCAAACAATAG
- the lnt gene encoding apolipoprotein N-acyltransferase, translating into MTQTAALTGALTGLRSFPQRIILADGWVRRGVAFGCGALGALALPPFDFAPAMAAPLTAAVWLIDGSAARGARFGLAPLISAASAGWWLGFGYFLAGLWWLGAAMLVEADQFAWALPLAVLGLPAALALFPALGFAISRLLWSSGSLRVFALAAGLGASEWLRGQVLTGFPWNDFGMALAGAGPLAQTASLIGLHGLDLAAIVIFAAPATIVDRPTGQRNFANGAARVAAVLLIAMLAFGVFRLARNETKFVEGVKLRLMQPNLPQDAKFRPENGAEILRHYLALSDRATGPGRTGVADVTHLIWPESAFPYVLSREPQALSAIARAMQGKTLITGAARVEGDGGGRRGKIFNSIEVLQGDRIVSFYDKTHLVPFGEYLPLEGLLRPLGVSHLVPGIWDQGQGPRGLSAPGLPAIAPLICYEAIFPGEAAARDRGGDRPQLLLNLTNDGWFGKTTGPYQHFGQARLRAIEEGLPLIRVANTGISAIVDAYGRTLESLPLGEEGVIDGRLPKPAPETFFARHGSLVFSIMWGLLVVVAGIGRWRD; encoded by the coding sequence ATGACGCAAACTGCCGCACTGACCGGCGCGCTGACGGGACTGCGCTCGTTTCCGCAACGCATTATCCTCGCCGACGGCTGGGTCCGGCGCGGCGTCGCGTTCGGTTGCGGCGCGCTCGGCGCGCTGGCGCTCCCTCCCTTCGATTTCGCGCCGGCCATGGCGGCGCCCCTCACCGCCGCCGTCTGGCTCATCGACGGCTCCGCCGCACGCGGCGCGCGCTTCGGCCTCGCGCCCCTGATCTCGGCGGCGAGCGCGGGCTGGTGGCTGGGCTTTGGCTATTTTCTCGCGGGGCTATGGTGGCTCGGCGCGGCCATGCTGGTCGAGGCGGACCAGTTCGCCTGGGCGTTGCCGCTCGCGGTGCTCGGCCTGCCCGCGGCGCTGGCGCTTTTTCCCGCGCTGGGCTTCGCGATTTCACGCCTCTTGTGGTCCTCGGGCAGTCTGCGGGTCTTTGCGCTCGCGGCGGGGCTCGGCGCCTCCGAATGGCTGCGCGGCCAAGTTCTCACCGGATTTCCGTGGAACGACTTCGGCATGGCGCTCGCCGGCGCCGGCCCGCTGGCGCAAACGGCTTCGCTCATCGGCCTGCATGGGCTCGATCTTGCCGCTATCGTGATCTTCGCCGCGCCGGCGACGATCGTCGATCGGCCGACCGGTCAGCGCAATTTCGCCAATGGCGCGGCGCGGGTCGCCGCCGTCCTGCTCATCGCCATGTTGGCCTTTGGCGTATTCCGGCTGGCGAGAAACGAAACCAAATTCGTCGAAGGCGTGAAACTGCGGCTGATGCAGCCCAATCTGCCGCAGGACGCCAAGTTCCGCCCTGAGAACGGCGCGGAAATCCTGCGCCATTATCTGGCTCTATCGGACCGCGCAACCGGCCCGGGACGGACGGGCGTCGCGGACGTCACCCATCTGATCTGGCCCGAATCCGCCTTCCCCTACGTCCTCTCGCGCGAGCCCCAGGCCCTCTCGGCGATTGCCCGCGCCATGCAGGGAAAAACGCTCATCACCGGAGCAGCGCGAGTCGAAGGCGACGGCGGCGGAAGACGCGGCAAGATTTTCAATTCAATCGAGGTGCTGCAGGGGGATCGAATCGTCTCTTTCTACGACAAGACCCATCTTGTCCCCTTCGGCGAATATCTGCCGCTCGAAGGGCTGCTGCGGCCACTGGGCGTGAGCCATCTCGTTCCCGGAATATGGGATCAGGGCCAGGGGCCGCGCGGCCTTTCCGCGCCCGGCCTGCCGGCGATCGCCCCGCTCATCTGCTATGAAGCGATCTTCCCCGGCGAGGCTGCGGCGCGCGACAGGGGCGGCGATCGCCCGCAACTGCTGTTGAATCTGACGAATGACGGCTGGTTCGGTAAAACGACCGGCCCCTACCAGCATTTCGGTCAGGCGCGGCTGCGCGCGATCGAGGAAGGACTGCCCTTGATCCGCGTCGCCAACACCGGCATTTCCGCCATCGTCGACGCCTACGGACGGACGCTCGAGTCCTTGCCGCTCGGCGAGGAAGGTGTAATCGACGGCCGATTGCCGAAACCGGCGCCGGAGACCTTTTTCGCGCGTCACGGCAGTCTGGTCTTCTCCATAATGTGGGGACTTCTTGTGGTCGTCGCCGGAATTGGACGCTGGCGCGACTGA
- the metK gene encoding methionine adenosyltransferase, which produces MTRKNYLFTSESVSEGHPDKVCDRISDEIVDEFFREGPKAGIDPYAIRVAAETLSTTNRVVIAGEVRGPHIPFERIIEIARGAIRSIGYEQRGFHWNTANIEVLLHEQSVDIAQGVDAAGNKDEGAGDQGIMFGYAVRETPDLMPAPLYYSHKILELLAHARHSGKEKGLGPDAKSQVTVRYVDGKPVEATQIVLSHQHIDESLSPADVRRIVEPYIRQALPEGWITDKTVWHVNPTGKFFIGGPDGDAGLTGRKIIVDTYGGAAPHGGGAFSGKDPTKVDRSAAYAARYLAKNVVAAGLADRCTLQLAYAIGVAEPLSIYVDLHGTGQVPEDKLEEVLPQLMRLSPRGIREHLQLNRPIYARTSAYGHFGRKPETDGGFSWEKTDLVDQLKSHFA; this is translated from the coding sequence GTGACCCGGAAGAATTATCTTTTCACGAGCGAGTCCGTTTCCGAAGGCCATCCCGACAAGGTTTGCGACCGCATTTCCGACGAGATCGTCGACGAGTTCTTCCGCGAGGGACCGAAGGCCGGAATCGACCCCTATGCGATTCGCGTCGCAGCCGAGACGCTCTCGACCACGAACCGCGTCGTGATCGCCGGCGAAGTGCGCGGCCCGCACATCCCCTTCGAGCGAATCATCGAGATCGCCCGGGGCGCCATTCGCTCCATCGGCTATGAGCAGCGCGGGTTCCACTGGAACACCGCCAACATCGAAGTCCTGCTCCATGAGCAGTCCGTCGACATCGCGCAGGGCGTCGACGCCGCCGGCAACAAGGACGAAGGCGCGGGCGACCAGGGCATCATGTTCGGCTACGCCGTGCGCGAGACGCCCGACCTGATGCCGGCGCCTCTCTATTACTCGCACAAGATCCTCGAACTGCTGGCCCACGCCCGTCACTCCGGCAAGGAGAAGGGCCTCGGCCCGGACGCGAAGAGCCAGGTGACGGTCCGCTATGTCGACGGCAAGCCCGTCGAGGCGACGCAGATCGTTCTCTCGCATCAGCACATCGATGAGAGCCTGTCGCCGGCGGACGTTCGCCGCATCGTCGAGCCCTATATCCGTCAGGCGCTGCCCGAAGGCTGGATCACCGACAAGACCGTCTGGCACGTCAATCCGACCGGCAAATTCTTCATCGGCGGTCCGGACGGCGACGCCGGCCTCACAGGCCGCAAGATCATCGTCGACACCTACGGCGGCGCGGCTCCGCATGGCGGCGGCGCCTTCTCGGGCAAGGATCCGACCAAGGTCGACCGCTCGGCCGCCTACGCCGCGCGCTATCTCGCCAAGAACGTCGTGGCCGCTGGTCTCGCCGACCGCTGCACGCTGCAGCTCGCCTACGCCATCGGCGTCGCCGAGCCGCTGTCGATCTATGTCGATCTGCACGGCACCGGGCAGGTGCCGGAGGACAAGCTCGAGGAAGTGCTCCCGCAGCTCATGCGCCTGTCGCCGCGCGGCATCCGCGAGCACCTCCAGCTCAACCGCCCGATCTACGCCCGCACCTCGGCCTATGGTCACTTCGGCCGCAAGCCGGAGACGGACGGCGGCTTCTCCTGGGAGAAGACCGACCTCGTCGACCAGCTGAAGTCGCACTTCGCCTGA
- the trxA gene encoding thioredoxin produces MVEEANTGAGAAAPIETTTARFRADVLDASMRKLVLVDFWAPWCGPCKQLAPVIERLVAATGDKVALVKMNIDNDPAIADQLGIKSIPAVVAFQRGRPVDGFVGALPESQIKGFMERLVGPIEDERDALEAAQALLAEGDVAGAHELLSELVGQEPPNPKAIALLARLYVGAEQFETARALIERLPESARRDPDVAAATAAIENAARAQDLGEIDELKTRINFDPNDLQAYFDLALALNAKDRREEAAHALLEIIRRDRSWNDDGARKQLVQFFEAWGPMDKAAVSARRKLSTLLYS; encoded by the coding sequence ATGGTCGAGGAGGCGAACACGGGCGCAGGGGCGGCGGCGCCGATCGAGACGACGACAGCGCGTTTCCGCGCCGATGTTCTCGACGCCTCGATGCGCAAGCTGGTGCTCGTCGATTTCTGGGCTCCCTGGTGCGGTCCGTGCAAGCAGCTCGCGCCCGTGATCGAGCGGCTCGTGGCGGCGACCGGCGACAAGGTTGCGCTCGTCAAGATGAACATCGACAATGACCCCGCCATCGCCGACCAGCTCGGGATCAAGTCCATCCCGGCTGTTGTCGCTTTCCAGCGCGGACGCCCCGTGGACGGCTTCGTCGGCGCCCTGCCGGAGAGCCAGATCAAGGGTTTCATGGAGCGTCTCGTCGGCCCCATCGAGGACGAGAGGGATGCGCTCGAGGCGGCGCAGGCGCTTCTTGCCGAAGGCGACGTCGCCGGCGCGCATGAGTTGCTGTCGGAGCTCGTCGGCCAGGAGCCGCCGAACCCCAAGGCCATCGCCCTCCTCGCGCGCCTCTATGTCGGCGCGGAGCAATTCGAGACGGCGCGCGCCTTGATCGAGCGCCTGCCCGAGTCGGCCCGCCGCGACCCCGACGTGGCGGCGGCGACCGCCGCGATCGAGAACGCCGCGCGCGCTCAGGATCTTGGCGAAATCGACGAGCTGAAGACGCGCATCAATTTCGACCCCAATGATCTGCAGGCCTATTTCGATCTTGCGCTCGCGCTCAACGCCAAGGATCGGCGCGAAGAAGCCGCACATGCGCTTCTTGAAATCATCCGCCGCGACCGTAGTTGGAACGATGACGGGGCGCGAAAGCAGCTCGTCCAGTTTTTCGAGGCATGGGGACCGATGGACAAGGCGGCCGTGAGCGCGCGCCGCAAACTTTCCACGCTCCTTTACTCCTAG